The Phormidium yuhuli AB48 DNA window CAAGGAGTCAGTCGTGGCCAGTCATAAAATTTTAGTCATTGATGACAGTCGTGTCATCCAGAAAACTGTTAAAAGTATGTTGCCTCCCGGGAACTTCGATGTGGTCGAAGCCAAGGACGGCGAGGAAGGTTTGAATAAGATTCACTCCGATAAGCCCAGCCTGATTATGTTGGACTTCCTGCTGCCGAAACGAAGTGGCTGGGAAGTCTTTCAGGAAATTCAGGCCGACGCCAATCTTCGCAAAATCCCCCTGTTGGTGATGTCCGGACGTAAGGAGGAGGTCACGGAGAAAATTTCTGAGCCTTTTGAGTTTTTCGAGTTCATCGAGAAACCCTTTGAGAAGAAACAGCTTCTCGGGGCTATTAAGGCGGCGATGGCTAAATCTAAGAAGCCTCGGGCCGCCGCCGCCGCTGCCCCCGCTGCTGCCCCCGCTGCTGCCGCGTCTGGGGCAGGTAATGAGGTTGCTGCCTTACAGGCTAAGGTTGCCAGCTTGGAGAAAGAAGTGGCAGGCTTGAAAAAACAGGTCTCCCAGATTCTGGCCTTCATCAAGCAGAAATTGAAATAGGCATCCGCCTCACCGACCCCACTTCACAGCTGGCTCGACAACGGCTCATCTCACCAGTTGTCTCGCTTGTTGTGCCAACCCATCTAGCCTTAAAGACGGCCCGAAAGCCGGGACAAGACGAAGGTTGAGGCTTCGGGACGGACTCCTGCTGGCGATTCAGGGAAATTAATTCTGAACGGTCTCAGTCTGTGTTAGACTATCTTGTGTTAGGATGGTTAGCCCATCCATAGTCTAACGCCGGGATGTAGCGCAGCTTGGTAGCGCACTTCGTTCGGGACGAAGGGGCCGCTGGTTCGAATCCAGTCATCCCGATTGTTAGGGGAAAGTGGTGTTATACTGCTTTTCCCTCTCTGTGTATAAAAGTTTACCTGAAAGGCTCGTTGGCTAGATGGATGCTTCTCAGTTTTGGGAACCCTAGCTGTAAGAGGCAGTCAGGTTGGCTAGCATCAGATAAGAGTCAGGACGGGAGATTAACACCTGTAGTGACTCCCCCAGTCTCTTACCCGGTTGGGAACTGTGCTAGAACTGCGTCTCCTACCTGAGAGAGAGAGAACTCCGTTAAACCGCTTTTTTCAGCCACTCTGCGGAAGAAATCGGTATAAATTCGGACATGACTGGATCATGTCACTGATATTAGCAACGGGTTTAAACATCGCTGGAATACTAGACAGTTTGTTCCAAAACCTTGGGACTCGATAGAGGCTTCAAGGGTGAAAAAATGCTGTGGTCTAATTGGAATTTGGCAGAACAGCCTCTACCGAAAGACTGAACCTTGACATCAGTGGGGATCGCAGCAATCAGGGGAGCTTTGCAGAAAAACCTCTCTGGGATGCGATCGCTCTAGAGTGCGATCAAGATCACAGCCGACGGGTTATATCGATCGCAGAGTGACCTGTCAATCTATTGCATAGTAAGAATGTCCGAGTAAAGGACTCATTTAGGATCATGAAATTTAACAAACTCGCAAACCTGATTCGCTTTTTACAAGATGATTTGTCGGTTCCCTCCAACTCCATCGATTTAGCCCTGCGCCATGGTGAGAACGCTCCCAATGCCTTCCCCATGGTCTTGTGGCAATATGGACTGATCAATCTCGAACAACTTGATCGCATTTTTGACTGGCTAGAAACAGCCTAAGCCACTCGGTGTTTCAATCAATCGGTTCTTTTACCTGTCGTTATCTCGGCTCATTCCCGGTCGTCAGCGTCCCGTTCGATTAAAAAACTGTTTTCAGCACGTAAAAAATGCCATACTCTAGCGTCAGAAGCCGCCCCACTTGAGGCGGCTTTCTGGATCTGAGCCTAACTCCCCCAGGCATCCCTAAAGTCCCAGAATCATCACCACCAAGAGCAGAAAAATCGCGCCATGACTTAAGCCATGAGCCAATAACACGGTGCGATCCTGGTCAACTCGGATCTGATAGCGAACCAATCGCTGGGTTTTAGCCCGTTGAAACTGCTCGTCTAAGTCTTGACTCTCAAAGGGAAAAATCGTCAGACGCTGCAACCAATAGAGCACCTGAGTTTTAAGAAAAAAGCCGCTAAAAAAGAGAATAATCGTCACCACAGCCAACACCGGCTCAATCCCATCCCGGCCAGGACGACTGACAAAACGGCCCGTAAAGACATAGGCCATCACCTGAATCACCCAGGGATGAGACCCCAACACCTCAACCATGACGAAGAAGCTCAGCCATCCCAAAGCCACAGAGAGTAAATCAAGGGCCAGGGCATATTGCACGCTCATCCGTCGGCTCACCGCCAGGTAGCGGTGAAACACCGTTGACTCGATCGCCACGGCCACCAACAGTAGTAAAATCTGAGAGGCGATCGCCCTCAACGGCAACACCATCATCTCAGCCAACCTCCCGAACCGCGTCCCACAGGCTCATGGTAACCTCTTAAGGCTGTGCCATGACGGCCACAGACTTGATTTTGACCCGCACCCTTTTCCAATTGACCCACTATGAAACTGGTTTGCACCCAAGGGGAACTCAACACCCACCTCTCCCTCGCTATCCATGCTGTTCCCTCCCGTCCAACGCATCCGGTTTTAGCCAATGTCCGCCTCACCGCTGATGCTCAACAGCAACAGATTCAACTCACCGGCTTTGACCTCAGCCTCGGGATTCGCACCAGTTTCCCGGCCCAAGTCGAGGCCAGTGGTGACGTTGCCCTACCCGCCAAACTCCTCAATGACATTGTCTCCCGACTCCCCGAGGGCGACCTAACCCTTGAACACCAGGAGGACAGTTATCAAACTACCCTCACCTCCGTCTCAGGAACCTATAAAGTCCAGGGAATGAGTGTGGAGGAATTTCCTGAACTACCCGCCATTGAAGACGGCAAAGTCATCCAACTCGGCAGCGAGTCACTGCTTGAAGGGTTACGGGGAACCCTGTTCGCCACCAGTTCCGACGAAACCAAACAAGTCCTTACCGGCGTTCACCTGGCGGTTCGGGCCGATGGCATTGAATTTGCGGCTACGGACGGTCATCGTCTGGCGGTGGTGGAAGCCCTTAATGATGGGGATAGCCCCGCCATCAATGTCGGCGATGATGAAGTCTTTGAAGTCACCGTTCCCGCCCAGGCCCTACGGGAATTAGAGCGAACCATTGGCAAACGGGCTACCCCCACCCCTTTAACCCTCTCCGTTGATGAAGGACAAGCGGTGTTTGAGTTGGCCGACCGTCGCCTCACCAGTCGCACCCTAGAGGGAGCCTATCCCGCCTATCGCCAACTGATTCCCCGGGAGTTTGAGAATCAAGCCAATCTTGACCGTCGCGCCCTCCTCAGCGCCCTAGAACGGATTGCTGTCATTGCTGACCGCAAAAATAACATCGTCAAGTTTAGTTTTGATAGCAGCGGCCAACAGGTCACCTTGGGCGTGGATGCGGCCGATGTAGGCAGTGGGACGGAATGTTTGCCCGCCCAAATTTCCGGTGAGAGTCTGGACATTGCCTTCAATGTTAAGTATGTGATGGAATCCCTGCGGAATCTCCAATCCACAGAAATCCAACTTCAGTTAAACACCGCCACTTCCCCCGTGATTCTTACGCCTCTCGGGGGAACCAAGATGATTCACTTGGTGATGCCAGTTCAGATTCGCGAGTAGGGCAAGAACCCCCCAATATCTCTAGGACATTGGGGGGTTTTGTCGTTTTAGGGGATTCAGCCGGACACCGTTTCTAGGAGTTGCCATTGCTGGCTCTCAATAACGGCTGCTTTCACGGACTCGAACATGATCTGACAGTGGTTATTCACTTGCAGGGGGAGTTCTTCGTTTTTTACCACGAAATTCAGCCGTACTTCTGGTCTGTCATCAAGGGGCACATCAATGAGAACATCAACTGTGACCAGTTTGGAAAAGGAAACTCGTCCTGGAGTTTCCCGAGCC harbors:
- a CDS encoding response regulator, which codes for MASHKILVIDDSRVIQKTVKSMLPPGNFDVVEAKDGEEGLNKIHSDKPSLIMLDFLLPKRSGWEVFQEIQADANLRKIPLLVMSGRKEEVTEKISEPFEFFEFIEKPFEKKQLLGAIKAAMAKSKKPRAAAAAAPAAAPAAAASGAGNEVAALQAKVASLEKEVAGLKKQVSQILAFIKQKLK
- the fraC gene encoding filament integrity protein FraC is translated as MMVLPLRAIASQILLLLVAVAIESTVFHRYLAVSRRMSVQYALALDLLSVALGWLSFFVMVEVLGSHPWVIQVMAYVFTGRFVSRPGRDGIEPVLAVVTIILFFSGFFLKTQVLYWLQRLTIFPFESQDLDEQFQRAKTQRLVRYQIRVDQDRTVLLAHGLSHGAIFLLLVVMILGL
- the dnaN gene encoding DNA polymerase III subunit beta, translated to MKLVCTQGELNTHLSLAIHAVPSRPTHPVLANVRLTADAQQQQIQLTGFDLSLGIRTSFPAQVEASGDVALPAKLLNDIVSRLPEGDLTLEHQEDSYQTTLTSVSGTYKVQGMSVEEFPELPAIEDGKVIQLGSESLLEGLRGTLFATSSDETKQVLTGVHLAVRADGIEFAATDGHRLAVVEALNDGDSPAINVGDDEVFEVTVPAQALRELERTIGKRATPTPLTLSVDEGQAVFELADRRLTSRTLEGAYPAYRQLIPREFENQANLDRRALLSALERIAVIADRKNNIVKFSFDSSGQQVTLGVDAADVGSGTECLPAQISGESLDIAFNVKYVMESLRNLQSTEIQLQLNTATSPVILTPLGGTKMIHLVMPVQIRE
- a CDS encoding DUF2949 domain-containing protein, coding for MKFNKLANLIRFLQDDLSVPSNSIDLALRHGENAPNAFPMVLWQYGLINLEQLDRIFDWLETA